In the genome of Kineococcus endophyticus, the window ACAGGTGCTCCGGTTCATCGCCGAGCACGGCGACCGCCCGCACATGCGCATCGTCTGCCCCGGGGTGGGGGTGTCCGTGGTGTCGCCCCCCGGTGACGCCTTCTACTGCCCATCGTGCGGCGAGCGCAGCGGGGCTCGCGCCGACCCCAGAAAGTCGGGCCACTACATGGCGTTCCGGCACATCAGGTACGTCCTCGCGGACAGTGAAGAGGCTAGGACCGGACGACCGTGGCCAGGTAGCACGTCGCCAGGCAAGAAGGCGGCGGCCCGTCAGCAGAGTTCACTGCCTCTGGTGAACCTACCTACACGCGTTCCGACCGTTACTGTCCGGTGTCCCGGCAGTGGTAAGTCGGTGCAGCTCGACAAGCCCACCCCGCCCCGCTGCCCGTCCTGCAAGCGAGACGATCTCGAGGTGCCCCGGTTCACGCCGTCCAAGTCGTTCGGGCTCGTCCCCGCCCACGGCAAGACCGTCCCCGCCGACAGTAGGGAAGCGGCCCTCCCTGTGTGGGAGTAGTCGCGCGATGGATGACCGCGCTCTCGGCAGCTTCTGCCGCTGAGGGTCCGGACTGTGCCGCCTCCGGCGCGGCGTCCCGCCCAAGCCGCGAGCCGGAAGCGACGGTGGCGGCATGGACGACGAGACGGTCAATGCGCCCCAGCCTCTCCTCAACTGCGCTGATGTCGCAGCTCAGCTCGGCGTCACCGCCACCTGGGTCCGCGACCAGGCCCGCGCCGGTCGCATCGACCACCGCAAGATCGGCAAGAACTACCGCTTCACCCAGGACGACGTCGACACCCTCGTCGCCAAGTCCCACGTCGTCGGGCGCGACCCCTACCAGCTGTCCGCCCGCCAGGTCGCCGCCATCAACCGCGGCCGACGAACCTGACGAGCGGTGGTCACCGCCAGCGCCAGCCCATGACGCCGTTGACGACGTTCACGGCGACGAGCATCGCGGCCGGCGCCCACACCGCCCCCTCCCGCAGCGCCACGGTCAGCAGGTAGGCGCCACTCATGGCGCCCAGCACTGAGCAGGCCACCGCGAGGTAGGGCCAGCGGTTGCGCCTCTGCTGAGGGACCTCGAGGGCGGTCACCGGGCCGCCTTGATGTCGTCGCAGGTCATCAGGAGCGTCATCGCCAGCACGCGCGCCTCCGCGGGCGTCATGGCCACCACACCGTTCTCCGTGGCGGCCAAGGTCAGCCAGACGTGCGGCTCGTTCTCGTCGACGTCGTGGCCGGCGCGGAACTCCACGATCGGGAAGTGGGCCCCGTCGGCGTCGACGGTCACGTAGTCCGCGGTGGCGGGGACGCGCAGCCAGCGGCCCTTGAAGGCGCCCTGCTCGCAGTTGTCGTCGTGAGCGCACCACGGCGGGCACTCCGTCCGGGTGACAGTCAGTTCAGCTGCAGTGGTCGTGGGACGATCCATCTTGGGTCACTCCTGTGCTCAGACACGGGTGGGATCAAGGCCCTCGAGGAGCGTTGGCGCGCTGCTCGGGGGCCGTCTTGCTATCGGGTCAGGTACGCCTCGATCTCCTCGATCGTGACGCCGCCCTCCCCGCCGTAGACGACCTCGTCGCCCCGCTTCAGCCAGCATCGGCCGAAGTCCAAGGCTCGGGGGTCGCGTCGACGGTTCTTGATGATCGTGAGCCCCTGCCGGCTGGCTGCTCGGCGTAGCCGGTTGTCCCGGACCTTGGGGTTCTCGCTCACGACTCAATGATGCTCCGCGTGATGCTCCGCGTCAAGCCCTACGGTGCGGCCAGTCCGCAGCCAGTCCGCAGGAGGTCCGCAAGCCGTCGCAAACGACCAACGACACCCAACGGCATCGGTGCAGGTCAGAGTGCTGACGGGGGCATCGCTGCAGGTCAGCGAACCGTGCTCACTCTCTCCGGCTTACAGGCCGGCTCGTCCCCTTCCCGACCTCGCGGGCGTGCAGGAACGCTGCAGCCATCCGCCTGGACGGGCTCCGCAACCGGCGTGTCGCGCCCCGCGGAGGCCATGGGTGCAGCGTTCCTGCACACCTCGCCGGATCACGCGTGGCAGAACGTCTCCTGCACCGCGGCGACGACGGCGCGGGTCTGCTCGTCGGTGAGCTGGGGCCCGCCGTCTGCCCCGAACAGCGACCCGGCGCTGCTCGACAGCGACGTCGCGTCGTCGCCGCCGGCGAGGAGGCGGCACAGCTCGGCGGCGGCCGCGACGGCCTTGTCCCGGTCGTCGGCCACGCCGGGGGAGATGGTGCTGAGCTGGGCAGCGAGCTCGGTGGTTTGGCCGGCGTCGGGGCTGGCGGTGATCGTCGTCGAGGGCACGTCGGCCGCCGGCGCGCCCTGGGACGGTGCGGGCTGCGTCTCCACCGCAGTGGGGGCGTCACCGGCCGCACTGGCCGTGGAGGACTGGTCGGCCTGCGCCTCCTCGGTGTCCTGGCCGGAGTTGCGGGAGCAGCCCGTGACGAGGACGAGGGCGGCCACGCAGAGCGTGAGGGTGGCGGTGGTGCGCATGCCGGTCTTCTTCCCCGTCCCGAACGCTCGAACCCCCTCAGAGGTCGACGGCGGGCGGGCGCACGTGGGCGTGCCAGAGCCGCGCGAGCCGCGGGTTGTCCGGCACGGGGTGGGCGGGGCACACCACGTCGTGCAGCACCCGCGCGCCGAGGGCGTCCTCGTCGGGCGCGTCGTCGGCGGGGACGGCGCGCCCGTCGCGCACCTCCCAGCGGTCGGCCGCGGGCACGCTCTCGGCGAGCACGGGTTCCTTGGCCAGCCGCACGGGGGCGCCGTCGGCGCCGGGGTAGCGGTGCACGAGGTGGCCGCAGTACCGGCAGTCCTCCTCGGCGTACGGCCGCTGCTCGGCGCGCCGCTGCAGGCGCCGCACGTGCTCCAGGACGGCCGACGTCTGCTGGCCCAGCGTCGGCGGCAGGTCCCCGCCCTCGACGGGGACGGTGACGGGCCGCACCGCCGGGCGGGGGGCGAACTTCTCGCGGCAGGCCGCGCAGACGGCGACCTCGACGCCGAGGCGTTCGCTGACGACGACCTGCGCCTCCTCGCCGGCGGCTCCGCAGAAGGCGCACACGTCCGGACCACCCACGGGGATAGTCTGCCGCGACCGCCCACGCGGGTGACGCCGAGGGCCGAACGGGTGCAGCGCGCGTCGGACGACGGACCCTGCGGTCACGGCCGCCCCACAGTGGGATCACGGGCACCGGGCCCGACGAGGGGGAGGACCGTGGTGGACGACGGGCAGTTCGGGACAGGCGTGCACCGACGGGCGGCCGAGGTCCCGTTCTTCGCGCCGCCCGCGGGGGAGTTCACCGCCACGGCCGGCGCACCGGTCCCGAGGTTCGGTGCTTCGCAGCCCGTCGCTTCGGCACCGCCCGCGAACTGGCCGCCGGCCCGCACCACCCCGGTGCCCCTTGAACCCGTCGCGGGACTCGGGTCGGCCGCCGTCGTGCTGGCGTCCGTGGTGACCGGGGCGACGCTGCTCACGGGGCTGGTCACCGTCGCGGCCGACCGCAGCCTGGCCGCAGCCGTCGTCGGCGGTCTGGGCTCGGTGGCGACCGCGGGTCTGCTGCTGGCGAACTGGATCGTCGTCGCCCTCTGGCTGGGCCGCGCCCGGCGCAACGCCGTCCGCCTGGCCCCGTCCGCGGTGCAGCGCCGGCACCCGGCGTGGGCGTGGTTCGGCTGGATCGTCCCCGTGGCCCTGCTGTTCGTCCCGTTCCAGCTCGTGCACGACGTCTGGACGGCGTGCCGCGACCGCGTCCGGAACGTCCCCGCCCCGCGCCTGCGGACGTGGTGGGGGTTGTGGCTGTCGGGCGCTGCGGCTTCGAACGCCGCCTCCAGGCTCGCCGGCGACGCGTCGTCCGCGACGGTCGCCGGACTGCTGCTGGTGTCCGCGTTCCTCCTCGCGGGCGCAGCCGTCACCTTCGCCGGTGTCGTGCGCGCCGTCGGTGCGGCGCAGGCGGTCTCCCCGCGCTGACGGACGTCAGCGCGGGGAAGCGCGGTCAGCCCGCGAGGAGCGCGGGCACGACCTCCCGCTCGAACAGTTCCAGGCCGGAGGTGTCGGTCGCGAGCTCGGGGAAGTAGAAGTTCGCGTGCCCCAGGCCGGCGGCCAGGAGGGGGCGGAGCTTCTCGACGATCTGCTCGGGGGTCCCGACGCCCACCGCGGAGGACGAGAAACCCCCCACCTCGCGCTCGGCGGCCTCGGCGCTGACGTACTGCTCCAGCGAAGCCTTCCGGGCGGCGATGCGGTCGGCGACCTCCTTCTCGTCCCGGCCGATCGCGACGCCGTAGTCGGCGGTGCGGGTGATCGTGGAGAAGTCCCGGCCGACGTCCTCGCAGTGCCCGCGCAGGACCTCGGACTTGTGCCGGAACGTCTCCAGCGATCCGTCGAAGTTCGTGTGCGTCGCGTACTTCGCCGCCGTCTTCAGCGTCTTGCGCTCCCCGCCGCCCGCGATCCACAGCGGGATCCCGCCGGCCTGCACGGGCAGCGGCCGGTTGATGGCGCCGGACGTCTGGTAGTGCTTGCCCTCGAACGTGGAGACGCCCTCGGTCCAGAGCTGGCGCATGATCTGCACGCCCTCGTCGAGGCGCGCGAGGCGTTCACCGGCCGAGGGGAACCCGTAGCCGTAGGCGAGCCACTCGTGCTCGTACCAACCGGCGCCGATGCCCATGTTGAGACGGCCGCCGGAGATGACGTCCACGGTCGTCGCGACCTTGGCGAGGTAGGCGGGGTTGCGGTAGCTCATGCAGGAGCACATCTGCCCCAACCGGATCCGCCGCGTGGAGGCGGCGAACGCGGCCATGAGCGACCAGGCCTCGTGCGTGGCCTGGTCGGTGGGTTCGGGAACGGTGTGGAAGTGGTCGTAGACCCAGATCGAGTCCCAGACGTCGCCCTCGTCGGCGTGGCGGGCGAGCCCGCTCATCACGCTCCAGTGGTCGACCGGGTCCACCTGGACGAGGTCGTGCTTCCAGCCCTGCGGCAGGAAGAGTCCGAACGTCAGCCGCGGCGTCGCGTCAGTCATGCGGCGACCCTAGTGCGCCCGGGTCACCACCGGAAGCACCCGTTCCAACGTTGGAGGAACGGGTCCCGGATCAGTCTGCGAGTTCGGCCGCCAGCATCGCCGCACCGATGATCCCGGCGTCGTTGCGCAGCTGCGCGGGGACGATGGGGGCCCGCAGGTCAAGGTGCGGCAGGAACTTCTCGTGCTTCTTGCTGACGCCGCCACCGACGACGATGAGGTCCGGCCACAGCAGGTCCTCGACGTGGGAGTAGTAGCGCTGCAACCGCTTCGCCCACTGCGACCACGACAGGTCGTGCCGCTCGCGGGCCGAGTCCGCCGCCTTCTTCTCGGCGTCGTGCCCGTCGATCTCGAGGTGCCCGAGTTCGGTGTTCGGCACGAGCCGGCCGTCGACGAACAGCGCGCTGCCGATGCCCGTGCCCAGCGTCGTGACGAGCACGACCCCCCGCACCCCCTTGCCGGCGCCGAAGGTGACCTCGGCGTACCCGGCGGCGTCGGCGTCGTTCACCACGAACACCTTGCGGCCCAGGGTCTCGGAGAACAACGTGCCGGCGTCGGTGCCGATCCAGGACTTGTCGACGTTGGCCGCCGTCCGCGCGATCCCGTGCTGGATGACGGCCGGGAACGTGATGCCCACCGGGGTGTCGGCCGGCACGTCGAAACCCGAGATGACCTCGGCCACGACGGGGGCGACGGCGGCCGGGGTCGAGGGCTGGGGCGTCTCCTGCCGCACGCGCTCGGCCGCGAAGGCGCCGCCGGCGAGGTCGACCGGGGCGGCCTTGATGCCGGACCCGCCGATGTCGACGCCCAACCCGGTCGTGCGTCCGGACTCCCGGACCACCGTGGTGCTGGGACGGGCCTGCGGAGTGCTGCTCGGCTGCTCGGTCTCGCTCACGAGCCCGGAGCCTAGGGCGAGCAGCGCTCCGCGGCCACGCGGCTCACCGGCCGTAGCCCCCCGAGGAGCCCGCGCCGTACCCGCCGGTGTCCTTGGGCAGCACGATCCACAGCACGACGTAGACGATGAACTGCGGTCCCGGCAGCAGGCACGACACGAGGAACAGCAGGCGCACGACGTTGGGCGACAGCCCGAAGCGGCGGGCGAGACCGGCGCAGACGCCGGCGATCAGCTTGCCGTGGGTCGGGCGGGACAGGACGGGGGAGCTCACGGGTCCTCCTCGGGGTGAACGGGTGGCGGCGGCTGCCGTCGGGAGGCACAACGCTCGAGCACCGCGCCGTGTCCCGCACCCGGGGAGGATCTTCGCGGGGGCGCCGTCCGACCGGGGGACTACGGCAGCGTGAGGATCTCCGCCCCGGTCTCGGTCACGACGATCGTGTGCTCGAACTGCGCGGTGCGCCGACGGTCCTTGGTGACGACCGTCCAGCCGTCCTCCCACATGTCCCACTCGTGGGTGCCCAGCGTCAGCATCGGCTCGATGGTGAAGACCATGCCGGGCTCCATCACCGTCGCGTGCTGGGGGGCCGCGTCGTAGTGCGGGACGACGAGGCCGGAGTGGAACGCCGGCCCGACCCCGTGCCCGGTGAAGTCGCGCACGACGCCGTAGCCGAAGCGCGCGGCGTACTTCTCGATGACCCGGCCGACGACGTTGATCGCCCGTCCGGGCGCAACGGCCTTGATGGCGCGCATCGTCGCCTCGCGGGTGCGCTCGACCAGCAGGCGCGACTCCTCGTCGACGTCGCCGCACAGGAACGTGGCGTTGTTGTCCCCGTGCATGCCGTCGAGGTACGCGGTGACGTCGATGTTGACGATGTCGCCGTCGGCCAGCACGGTCGAGTCGGGGATCCCGTGGCAGATGACCTCGTTGAGGCTGCTGCACAACGCCTTCGGGAAGCCGCGGTACCCCAGCGTCGAGGGGTAGGCGCCGTGGTCGCAGAGGAACTCGTGGCCGATGCGGTCCAGCTCGTCCGTCGTCGTGCCGGGCGCGACGTGCTCGCCGACGAGGGCCAGGGCCTGCGCCGCGAGCTGGGAGGACCGGCGGATCCGCTCGACGCCCTCGAGGTCGATGACGTGCGAGCCGGTGTACTGCGCGGGCGCGGGACGGTCGACGTACTCGGGCCGCGCGATGCTCGCCGGGACCGGCCGGCGCGGGGAGATCGTGCCGGGCTCCAGCGTGCCCAGCGGTGCGGTGGAGGTCCCGGTGCTCATGGGGGGCGAGTCTAGGTCCGGCTCCCGGGGCGCCCGTGCGCTGCCGGGGCGCGACCGCGGGGGCGACGCGCCAGGATGCGTGCATGAGCACGCAGTGGTTCTACGACACGAGCACCGGCCAGGTGCAGGAGCTGGAGCACAAGGGGCAGCAGAAGGACCTGCTGGGCCCCTACGCCACGCGCGAGGAGGCCGAGCAGGCCCTCGAGCGGGCGAAGGCGCGCACCGAGGAGAACGACCGGCGCGACCGCGAGGAGGACGACTGGTGACGCCGTGACGGGACGTGCGGGTCGGGGAGGTCCCTGAGCGGGACCTCGGGGACTTCCCGCACGTCGACCCGGAGACCGCGACGACCGGCGTACGGGGCGTCACGACCTCTCCACCGAGGGGTGGATGCCCACCGGCGCCGGGTCGGCGAGGATCGGACGACCGCCCACGGCGACGCCGGGAGGGACCGACCTAGGATCGGTCCACGCCCGGGGGAGGCGCGGGTGGCACGCAGATCGAGGACGAGGGGAACCGCCTGATGTCGGAGTCGCTGGACCTGAGCAAGCCGCTGAACCCGCCGGCCGGGGCGAGCGCGCCCGCCGCGACGACGTCGGACCTGCAGCTCACCCCGCCCGCGCCCGTGCCCGTCGTCGCCGACGACACCGCCGAGGGGATGATCCCGCTCGACGAGGCGACCAAGGTGGAGCTGAACCGCAAGGCGCAGGCGTTCGTCGCCGACCTCGCGGCCCAGGACCCCCGCAGCCCGGCCTTCCAGAAGAAGGTCGACGACATCACGCGCATGGGCGAGCAGGAGGTCCGCTCCTCCGCGCAGGTCTCCAACCGCATGCTCGAACGTCCGCAGTCCAGCCTCGCGGGTGCCAAGGGTCAGAAGGCTTCCGGGCCGGGCGCCGACGCGCAGGTGAAGGTCGCGAACACCCTGCTCGAACTGCGGCAGACGGTCACCGACCTCGACCCCGGCCGGGCCGACCTGCGGGGCGCGAAGAAGCTCCTCGGGGTCATCCCGTTCGGGAACAAGATCCAGCGGTACTTCGAGCGGTACCAGGACGCCCAGTCCCAGCTCGACGCCATCATCAAGGCCCTGGCGAGCGGTCAGGACGAACTGCGCAAGGACAACGCGTCCATCGAGTCCGAGAAGCAGAACCTCTGGACGACGATGGGCAAGCTCACCGAGTACGCCACGCTGGCCAAGGCGCTCGACGCCGCGACGGTCGCCAAGATCGACGAACTGCGCATCAGCAACCCGCAGGCCGCCGACGCGCTGACCTCCGACGCACTGTTCCCCATCCGGCAGCGACACCAGGACCTGCTGACCCAGCTGGCCGTCAGCGTGCAGGGGTACCTGGCGCTGGACCTGGTGCGCAAGAACAACATCGAACTCATCAAGGGTGTCGACCGGGCGCAGACCACGACCGTCGCCGCGTTGCGGACCGCGGTCATCGTCGCGCAGGCGCTGGCAAACCAGAAGCTGGTGCTCGACCAGATCAACGCCCTCAACACGACGACGAACCAGATGATCCTCTCGACGTCGGAGATGCTCAAGCAGCAGACCGGCCAGATCCACCAGCAGGCCTCCACCGCGATGGTCGACGTCGCCACGTTGCAGAAGGCGTTCGACAACGTGTTCGCGACGATGGACGCCATCGACACGTTCAAGCAGCAGGCCGTCGTCAGCATGGCCAGCACCGTCGACGCCCTCGAGGGTCAGGTGCACCGCTCGCGGTCCTACCTCGAGCGGGCCCGCAACGGTGAGCAGGGCGCCGGTCCGGCGCTGGAAGGCCCCCGGTGAGTTCGGTGGCCCCACCCCGTGGGGAGGCCGACCGGCGACCGTCCCGCGCGCTGCGGCGCGCGGCCGTCGAGGGCCGGGTCGTCCGTCGTGGTGGGCCCCGGGGCGACCGCAGGAGTGGGTCCTCGCGGGCCGTCGCCCCGCCCGAGGTCGTCTCGCGCAGGTTGCGCAGCCGGACGTGGCGCGCGGCGAACTCGTGGTGGCTCGCCATCCCGGCCGTCGGGCTGCAGTGGTTGTCGTTCCTCTACATGGGCCTGCGTGGCCGCCGCCCGCTCTGGGTGCTGTCGGCCCTCGGCTACTTCGCGGCCAACGGGGCCGCCTTCACCCTCCTGTCGAGGGAGGCGTTGCTGTGGAACGTGCTCGGCGGGCTGCTGCTCGCGGGCACCTGGGGTCTGGGACTGGTGCACTCGGTCATGGCGAACTCGACGTGGTTGCGGCTCAAGGCGGCCTTCACGGGGGAGGAACTCACCCCGGCCCCGGCCCCGGCGCCCGCTCCGGTGGAAACCCCCGTGCCCGCGGATCCCGTGGTCGCGCTGCAGGACCGCCTGCGGGACGTCGTGCGCACCGCCAACCGCAACGGGGGCCGGTTGCCCGACGGCGCCGTCCCGGCCGTGCGCGAGGTCGAGGACGTCCTCAAGCCGCTGCTCGCGCACGTGGCCAAGCGGGGTGCGGACGTCGAGGAGCTGCACAACCTCGAGGCCATCGTCACCGAGTACCTGCCCGGAGCGCTCGAGCACTACCTCGACCTTCCCGAGGAGTACGCCCTCACCAACCGCGGTCCGGGCGGGACGACGCCGGCCGAGGAGCTCGTCGCCCAGCTGCGCCTGCTGGTGGACGGTGCGAAGGACCTGCAGCGCGCCGTGTACGACCAGGACGCGCGCAAGCTGGCGGTGCAGGGACGCTTCCTGGACGCCAAGTTCCGCCGCAGCGACCTGGACCTGTAGGGATCGGAGGCAGACCGGTGGGAGTGGAACTCGGCAAGGGTGGCGACCGCGAGCGCCCGTACGCCACGCAGCAGGCCCCGTCGCCTGCGCCCGAGGTGCGCACCGACGGGACGCTCGCGCGCACGACGCCTCCGCCGGCGCCGTACGAGAAGCGTGAGCCGTCGCTGCCGGACCAGCCGGAAGGGCGGCGTGGGCCCAGCCCGCACGCCATGGGGCTGTTCACCGCGGCGTGGACGGCAGGCTGGATCGTGGCCTTCTCGCAGGGCATCGTCTGGCTCGGTCTAGTCATGCTGTTCACGCAGGGGGCCGTCTTCGGGTACGTGAAGAAGGAGGGGCTGCCCTGGGCCGGCGCCAACCGCGAGGCCCTGCGCGCACGCCGCCTCGAGCGGCACCGGCTGCGCTCGGAGCGGCACCGCCCGCCGGCCGTCGAGACCCCCGCCACGCCGGCCCTGCCCGACCCCGTCTCCACCGCCGAACGCGCGCTCGCCGGGGCCGTCGTGCGGGCCGAGACCTCCGGCGGCCGGATGGACGCCGGCTCCGTCGAGCTGGTCCGCGAGGTGGACCGGCTGCTGCGCCCGCTGCTGGCCCAGCTGCGGACGCGCGAGGCCGACCCGCAGGTCCGGCACGACCTCGAGACCCTCGCGGGCGAGCACCTGCCGCGCACGGTGGACGACTACCTCGTCCTGCCCGACGACTACGCGCACGAGCACCGGACGTCCGCCGGGACGACGCCGGCGGACGAGCTGCGCAGCCAGCTGCTGCTCCTCGTCGAGGGGTGCAGGCAGCTGCGCGACGCGGTCCTGTCCCGCGACGTCGACCGGCAGCAGCAGCAGAGCCGCTTCCTCGAGGCGAAGTTCCGCCGCAGCGACCTGGACCTGTGAGCACGGCGTGGGCGTCGAGCTGAGCAAGCCGGGCGGGCCGGAGGACCGCCCACCGCAGGTGGCGCCCCCGGACCGTCCGGTGGTCAGGATCGCCGGCGGAGCGGTGGAGCAGGTCGGTCCCGACCAGCTCGAACCCCGCCTCGGCACCGACCTGCCCGTCCTGGGGTTCGTCCCCGACCCCGCCTTCCAGCTGCTGCGGTACGTCGGCCTCGGAGGCTGGATCCTGCTGTACGTGCTCTGGTGGCCTCTGGGCTTCATCGGCATGTGGGCGTGGATCGCCCTCAACGTCGCGCACGAGAACGAGGTCCGACGTCGCAAGCGGCTGCGGCGTCACTACCGCCGTGCGCTGCGGGCCGGTCAGGTCGTCCTCAGCGTCGATCCCGTCCAGCACCCGGCCCCGAGCGGGCCGCGGCCGGTCCCGCCACCCCCGCCCCCACCGGCCTGGGAC includes:
- a CDS encoding excisionase family DNA-binding protein, translated to MTDDRDDALAALTEQVTRLTEQIGLLVGHLQMSGVAGETGAPGARTYSIAEAADRLGVTESQLRTDVRQRRVPYLRVGKSYRFTNEQLQEITQIWTVAVIPDAPNRWGRKRRPQDEEARRWAHHRGEPMPVPQARRAATRPTQTPRQLSPTDTPIEKSPQVLRFIAEHGDRPHMRIVCPGVGVSVVSPPGDAFYCPSCGERSGARADPRKSGHYMAFRHIRYVLADSEEARTGRPWPGSTSPGKKAAARQQSSLPLVNLPTRVPTVTVRCPGSGKSVQLDKPTPPRCPSCKRDDLEVPRFTPSKSFGLVPAHGKTVPADSREAALPVWE
- a CDS encoding helix-turn-helix domain-containing protein codes for the protein MDDETVNAPQPLLNCADVAAQLGVTATWVRDQARAGRIDHRKIGKNYRFTQDDVDTLVAKSHVVGRDPYQLSARQVAAINRGRRT
- a CDS encoding DUF6907 domain-containing protein, with the translated sequence MDRPTTTAAELTVTRTECPPWCAHDDNCEQGAFKGRWLRVPATADYVTVDADGAHFPIVEFRAGHDVDENEPHVWLTLAATENGVVAMTPAEARVLAMTLLMTCDDIKAAR
- a CDS encoding DUF6083 domain-containing protein, with amino-acid sequence MGGPDVCAFCGAAGEEAQVVVSERLGVEVAVCAACREKFAPRPAVRPVTVPVEGGDLPPTLGQQTSAVLEHVRRLQRRAEQRPYAEEDCRYCGHLVHRYPGADGAPVRLAKEPVLAESVPAADRWEVRDGRAVPADDAPDEDALGARVLHDVVCPAHPVPDNPRLARLWHAHVRPPAVDL
- a CDS encoding DUF4328 domain-containing protein → MVDDGQFGTGVHRRAAEVPFFAPPAGEFTATAGAPVPRFGASQPVASAPPANWPPARTTPVPLEPVAGLGSAAVVLASVVTGATLLTGLVTVAADRSLAAAVVGGLGSVATAGLLLANWIVVALWLGRARRNAVRLAPSAVQRRHPAWAWFGWIVPVALLFVPFQLVHDVWTACRDRVRNVPAPRLRTWWGLWLSGAAASNAASRLAGDASSATVAGLLLVSAFLLAGAAVTFAGVVRAVGAAQAVSPR
- a CDS encoding LLM class F420-dependent oxidoreductase yields the protein MTFGLFLPQGWKHDLVQVDPVDHWSVMSGLARHADEGDVWDSIWVYDHFHTVPEPTDQATHEAWSLMAAFAASTRRIRLGQMCSCMSYRNPAYLAKVATTVDVISGGRLNMGIGAGWYEHEWLAYGYGFPSAGERLARLDEGVQIMRQLWTEGVSTFEGKHYQTSGAINRPLPVQAGGIPLWIAGGGERKTLKTAAKYATHTNFDGSLETFRHKSEVLRGHCEDVGRDFSTITRTADYGVAIGRDEKEVADRIAARKASLEQYVSAEAAEREVGGFSSSAVGVGTPEQIVEKLRPLLAAGLGHANFYFPELATDTSGLELFEREVVPALLAG
- the ppgK gene encoding polyphosphate--glucose phosphotransferase, with amino-acid sequence MVRESGRTTGLGVDIGGSGIKAAPVDLAGGAFAAERVRQETPQPSTPAAVAPVVAEVISGFDVPADTPVGITFPAVIQHGIARTAANVDKSWIGTDAGTLFSETLGRKVFVVNDADAAGYAEVTFGAGKGVRGVVLVTTLGTGIGSALFVDGRLVPNTELGHLEIDGHDAEKKAADSARERHDLSWSQWAKRLQRYYSHVEDLLWPDLIVVGGGVSKKHEKFLPHLDLRAPIVPAQLRNDAGIIGAAMLAAELAD
- a CDS encoding PspC domain-containing protein — its product is MSRPTHGKLIAGVCAGLARRFGLSPNVVRLLFLVSCLLPGPQFIVYVVLWIVLPKDTGGYGAGSSGGYGR
- the map gene encoding type I methionyl aminopeptidase; its protein translation is MSTGTSTAPLGTLEPGTISPRRPVPASIARPEYVDRPAPAQYTGSHVIDLEGVERIRRSSQLAAQALALVGEHVAPGTTTDELDRIGHEFLCDHGAYPSTLGYRGFPKALCSSLNEVICHGIPDSTVLADGDIVNIDVTAYLDGMHGDNNATFLCGDVDEESRLLVERTREATMRAIKAVAPGRAINVVGRVIEKYAARFGYGVVRDFTGHGVGPAFHSGLVVPHYDAAPQHATVMEPGMVFTIEPMLTLGTHEWDMWEDGWTVVTKDRRRTAQFEHTIVVTETGAEILTLP
- a CDS encoding SPOR domain-containing protein, encoding MSTQWFYDTSTGQVQELEHKGQQKDLLGPYATREEAEQALERAKARTEENDRRDREEDDW
- a CDS encoding toxic anion resistance protein translates to MSESLDLSKPLNPPAGASAPAATTSDLQLTPPAPVPVVADDTAEGMIPLDEATKVELNRKAQAFVADLAAQDPRSPAFQKKVDDITRMGEQEVRSSAQVSNRMLERPQSSLAGAKGQKASGPGADAQVKVANTLLELRQTVTDLDPGRADLRGAKKLLGVIPFGNKIQRYFERYQDAQSQLDAIIKALASGQDELRKDNASIESEKQNLWTTMGKLTEYATLAKALDAATVAKIDELRISNPQAADALTSDALFPIRQRHQDLLTQLAVSVQGYLALDLVRKNNIELIKGVDRAQTTTVAALRTAVIVAQALANQKLVLDQINALNTTTNQMILSTSEMLKQQTGQIHQQASTAMVDVATLQKAFDNVFATMDAIDTFKQQAVVSMASTVDALEGQVHRSRSYLERARNGEQGAGPALEGPR